One part of the Hydrogenobacter sp. T-2 genome encodes these proteins:
- a CDS encoding ZIP family metal transporter gives MNILFVSSLLLLGTFLGSLLAVLLKKPFLSVGVSLSFTGGVMLVASFTSLILPGLELGSFFEVAFGIVLGFVLMALVESLVPHEHTIKGMEGVSPQRLSRLYLIVFAVIIHNIPEGLSVGIASAYSGEKGFQTAIAIALQDIPEGFVVSLPLMVITSKVLMPLWVGFLSGLLEALFSLIGYAFFEVFKNLLAVGLGFGGGAMVYITAKEVFPEAYAEGKHTQSTIAFLLGLLLMLFLDTSL, from the coding sequence ATGAATATACTTTTCGTATCCTCTCTCCTACTTCTTGGCACTTTTCTTGGTAGCCTGCTTGCTGTCCTGCTTAAAAAGCCCTTTTTAAGCGTTGGTGTGAGCCTTTCTTTTACAGGTGGTGTTATGCTCGTTGCCAGCTTTACAAGTCTTATCCTGCCGGGGCTTGAGTTGGGTAGCTTTTTTGAGGTTGCCTTTGGTATTGTTTTAGGCTTTGTGCTTATGGCTTTGGTGGAAAGCCTTGTGCCTCACGAGCACACCATAAAGGGTATGGAAGGCGTCTCTCCTCAAAGACTAAGCAGGCTATACTTGATAGTGTTTGCGGTAATTATTCACAACATACCCGAAGGCTTAAGTGTAGGTATAGCATCCGCCTACTCAGGAGAGAAAGGTTTTCAAACTGCTATAGCCATAGCCCTCCAAGATATTCCAGAAGGCTTTGTGGTGAGCTTACCTCTTATGGTAATCACAAGCAAGGTTCTCATGCCCTTGTGGGTTGGCTTTCTTAGTGGTCTTCTTGAAGCCCTCTTTTCTCTGATAGGCTATGCCTTTTTTGAGGTCTTCAAAAACCTTTTGGCGGTAGGTCTTGGCTTTGGTGGTGGTGCTATGGTATACATTACCGCAAAAGAGGTCTTCCCAGAAGCCTACGCAGAAGGCAAACATACCCAGTCCACCATAGCCTTTCTTTTAGGTCTCTTGCTTATGCTCTTTCTTGACACCTCACTTTAG
- the leuD gene encoding 3-isopropylmalate dehydratase small subunit → MVIRGRVWKFGDNVDTDQIIPARYLNTSDPYELAQHVMEDSEHPEFAKEHKEGDIIVAGRNFGSGSSREHAPIAIKYAGVPVVIAKSFARIFFRNAINIGLPIVEAPQAVDEIKEGDEIEVDLEKGIIKNLTTGKEYTATKFPDTLMAILKAGGLMEYAKEKLKANG, encoded by the coding sequence ATGGTTATAAGAGGTAGAGTGTGGAAGTTTGGAGACAATGTGGACACAGACCAGATAATACCCGCCAGATACTTAAACACCTCTGACCCTTACGAACTTGCCCAGCATGTAATGGAGGACTCGGAGCATCCAGAGTTTGCAAAGGAGCACAAGGAAGGGGATATAATAGTGGCGGGTAGAAACTTTGGCTCTGGCTCTTCCAGAGAGCATGCACCCATAGCCATAAAGTATGCTGGAGTGCCTGTGGTTATAGCCAAATCCTTTGCAAGGATATTCTTCCGTAATGCCATAAACATAGGTCTTCCTATAGTGGAAGCACCACAGGCAGTGGATGAGATAAAAGAGGGCGATGAGATAGAGGTAGACTTGGAAAAGGGCATTATAAAGAATCTGACGACCGGTAAAGAGTATACCGCCACCAAGTTTCCAGATACTTTGATGGCTATCCTAAAAGCTGGTGGTCTGATGGAGTATGCTAAGGAAAAGTTGAAAGCCAATGGATAG
- a CDS encoding DUF29 family protein has product MEKDLKELYREDFPLWAEINYQLLKEGRYQEVDWENLYTELEKLIQREVDEVASYLSLLLEKLYIWENYKELIKEPKRHRIEIYHLRDRIELELELSPSMRQRLERELYRAWNYARVRIKLWLESLDKKSEAISFFYTFIDCPYDLTEALTGKIEEI; this is encoded by the coding sequence ATGGAAAAGGACCTAAAGGAGCTATACAGAGAAGATTTTCCTCTCTGGGCTGAGATAAACTACCAACTTCTCAAGGAAGGAAGATATCAAGAAGTTGATTGGGAAAATCTATATACAGAGTTGGAAAAGCTCATCCAAAGAGAGGTGGACGAGGTAGCAAGCTATTTATCTTTACTCTTAGAAAAGCTATACATATGGGAAAACTACAAGGAGCTTATAAAAGAGCCAAAAAGACATAGGATAGAGATATATCACCTTAGAGACAGGATTGAGTTGGAGTTAGAGCTTTCGCCAAGCATGAGACAGAGGCTTGAAAGGGAGCTTTATAGGGCTTGGAACTACGCAAGGGTTAGGATAAAACTTTGGCTTGAGAGCTTGGATAAAAAGTCAGAAGCTATAAGTTTTTTCTACACCTTTATAGATTGTCCCTATGACCTAACAGAAGCCCTTACGGGTAAAATAGAAGAAATATGA
- the pyrE gene encoding orotate phosphoribosyltransferase: MDRERLKALIRERSLKVADEPIFKLSSGKLSKYYIDLKQITFDPESVYILGKVLYQAIKDLKPQGVGGLTLGADPIAYAVSMVSYLEGDTIKPFVVRKEPKAHGTGKQVEGLLRAGDRVVVLEDVITTGSSALKAVQACKREGYEVLCVYAVVDREEGGRENLQREGLEVYALFRVSELL; this comes from the coding sequence ATGGATAGGGAAAGACTAAAAGCTCTAATAAGGGAAAGGTCTCTCAAGGTTGCGGACGAGCCTATATTCAAACTTTCTTCTGGAAAGCTAAGCAAGTATTACATAGACCTAAAGCAGATAACCTTTGACCCAGAAAGTGTGTATATTTTGGGTAAGGTTTTATATCAGGCTATAAAAGACCTAAAGCCTCAGGGTGTGGGAGGTCTAACCCTTGGTGCGGACCCTATAGCCTATGCGGTAAGCATGGTCTCATACCTTGAGGGAGATACTATAAAACCCTTTGTGGTCCGAAAGGAACCAAAGGCTCACGGCACTGGAAAGCAGGTGGAAGGACTATTAAGGGCAGGAGACAGGGTTGTGGTCTTAGAGGATGTGATAACCACAGGAAGCTCTGCTCTCAAGGCAGTCCAAGCCTGCAAAAGGGAGGGCTATGAGGTGCTTTGTGTCTATGCGGTGGTTGACAGAGAAGAGGGTGGCAGGGAAAACTTGCAAAGGGAAGGTCTTGAAGTATACGCTCTTTTTAGAGTGTCTGAGCTTTTGTAA